The DNA segment TATGAAGTTTTTCTCAACAGGTAACGTCAGAGGCGATATCAAAAAGTTCGAGAGGAAATACAAAAAGTACTATCCGCTTTTCTTTTTTCTCGAAGCGCTGTTTCTGACCTTCAACATTCTCACTCCACTTCTCATCAAAAGCACCATCGATAGTGCCTTCTACAAAAGAAGTGTCAGGGAGATTTTACTCTTTGCAGGCCTGTATCTCCTCGTTCTGATTCTTCAGTCCCTTGTGATGCACAAACTCAACTACTCGGCAGCCAGATATCTGGTCAACAACTCACGCACCAGGGAAACAAAGAGCGCTTATGCAAAGATTCTGTCTCTTCCCCTCGATCATTTGAGTCCCCAGAACGCAGGTG comes from the Thermotoga sp. genome and includes:
- a CDS encoding ABC transporter transmembrane domain-containing protein; this encodes MKFFSTGNVRGDIKKFERKYKKYYPLFFFLEALFLTFNILTPLLIKSTIDSAFYKRSVREILLFAGLYLLVLILQSLVMHKLNYSAARYLVNNSRTRETKSAYAKILSLPLDHLSPQNAGDYLSVFTRDIPKAVSGIYLGRLQISFNLGFFAVVLALLFILNVKLTIAVLASVFLFYLSTLFFKKLVIRTSQKDQESYQTFMKRSRE